The nucleotide sequence CTTCGGGATCCGGCTCAGCGACGGCCTGCGGTGCCGGCGCGGCCTTGGGCGCGGGTGCTTCAGCCTTTGCAGCGGCAGGCGGAGCGGACTCCGCGGCCTTCTCCTGCTTGGCGGGCGCAGGCACTTTAGCGAGATCAGCCGCGCTCTCGCCATCCGCCAAAATGGTCGCGATCGGCGTGTTCACCGCGACGTCGGCGGTGCCCTCCGGGATCAGGATCTTGCCGAGCGTCCCTTCATCGGTCGCCTCGACCTCCATCGTCGCCTTGTCGGTCTCGATCTCGGCGATGACGTCGCCGGACTTGATCGGCTCGCCCTCTTTTTTCAGCCATTTGGCGAGGTTGCCCTTTTCCATCGTGGGCGACAACGCGGGCATCAGCACTTGAATTGGCATATCGACTCCAAAGAAAGCTTGCGCGCGTTCAGCGGTAAACGTCAGTCCAGAGCTCGGCAGCATCCGGCTCGGGATCGTGCTGGGCAAAGTCGGCAGACGCGTTGACGATGTCGCGCACCTCGGCGTCGATCGCCTTGAGGTCCTGCTCGCTGACCTTGGCCGCGAGCAGGCGGTTGCGCACCTGCTCGATCGGGTCCTGGTCGTGGCGGACCTTCTCGACCTCCTCGCGCGTGCGATATTTTGCAGGGTCGGACATCGAGTGGCCACGATAGCGGTAGGTCTGCATTTCGAGAATGAAGGGGCCCTTGCCGGCGCGGCACCAGGCCGCCGCCTCCTCGGCCGCGGCCTTGACAGCGCGGACGTCCATGCCGTCGACCTGCTTGCCGGGGATGTTGAAGGACGCGCCGCGCTTGGAGAAATCCTGCTGGGCCGACGCGCGCGAGACCGAAGTGCCCATGGCGTAGCGGTTGTTCTCGATGACGAAGATCACCGGCAGCTTCCAGAGCTCCGCCATGTTGAAGCTCTCATAGACCTGGCCCTGGTTTGCCGCACCGTCGCCGAAATAGGTGACGCTGACATTGTCGTTGCCGCGATAGTGATTGGCGAAGGCCAGACCCGTGCCGAGCGAGACCTGGGCGCCGACGATGCCGTGACCGCCGTAAAAGTGCTTCTCCTTGCTGAACATGTGCATGGAGCCGCCCTTGCCCTTGGAATAGCCGCCGCGGCGGCCCGTGAGCTCGGCCATGACGCCGTTGGCGTCCATGCCGGTGGCAAGCATATGGCCGTGATCGCGATAGCCGGTGATGACCTGATCGCCCTCCTTGAGGGCCATCTGCATGCCGACCACCACGGCCTCCTGGCCGATATAGAGATGGCAGAAACCGCCGATCGCACCCATGCCGTAGAGCTGGCCGGCCTTTTCCTCAAACCGCCGGATCAGGAGCATCTCGCGGAGCGCCTTGAGCTCCTGCTCTTTGGTGAATTCCGGGGGCGAGCCGCCGTCGGTCTTGTCCTGTGCAGCGCCTGCGGCGGCTTTCTTGGGTGCGGCCATGGGAATTCCGGGTCAGAGAAAACTTCAGCCCTCTCTAACCCAAGTCAAACGCCGTTGGAAAGCACCGCGGCGGCATGGCACGACTTTCATTATGCCGCACTGCAACGTGGCCGAAACTTTGCAAAACCTTTGGGCTTGATCAGGCAACTTTAGCTCACGCCTCAGTGAAGGAGGCACGAGCAGCCGACGCAAGGAAATTCGGGCCGCTCATCCGCGGGTCCGAGCCCTCGCGCGTGCCCGATTCGCCGCGCCGCCTACCAGCCCAGCTCGCGCAAATACGCTGCACGGGCCGCAACGCCGGTATGCGTGAAATCGGTGAAGACCCCGTCGACGCCGAGACGGAAGAATTTGAGATATTCAAGGCCGGGATCGCCGCGATAATCGGCCGCGAGATATTTCTTCTCGTTGCGGAACGTGAAGACGTGCACGAACAGGCCGAGCTTGTGCGCGTCGGCGATCAGGCTGGTCGCCTCCTGCGTCGAAGCGTCCGGCGTCGATCCCTTGTAGGGTGTGCCGTCGGCGTTGCTGTCCTTCCACGGCGCAATCTTGAGCGGAACGATATAGGCCTTC is from Bradyrhizobium xenonodulans and encodes:
- the pdhA gene encoding pyruvate dehydrogenase (acetyl-transferring) E1 component subunit alpha; translated protein: MAAPKKAAAGAAQDKTDGGSPPEFTKEQELKALREMLLIRRFEEKAGQLYGMGAIGGFCHLYIGQEAVVVGMQMALKEGDQVITGYRDHGHMLATGMDANGVMAELTGRRGGYSKGKGGSMHMFSKEKHFYGGHGIVGAQVSLGTGLAFANHYRGNDNVSVTYFGDGAANQGQVYESFNMAELWKLPVIFVIENNRYAMGTSVSRASAQQDFSKRGASFNIPGKQVDGMDVRAVKAAAEEAAAWCRAGKGPFILEMQTYRYRGHSMSDPAKYRTREEVEKVRHDQDPIEQVRNRLLAAKVSEQDLKAIDAEVRDIVNASADFAQHDPEPDAAELWTDVYR